CTTAGGCGTTCTTGGTGTGGCTCATCAAGCCGATCTTTATGCGGTAAAAGTATTAAATAATAGCGGAAGTGGCTCGTATGCTGGGATTGCAGCAGGCATTGAGTGGGCAATTCAAAACGACATGGATATTGTAAATATGAGCTTAGGTGGCTCTCAAAGCTCTGCAATTTTAAAAGAGTTTTGTGATCTTGCATATGCAGAAGGTCTTCTAGTCGTTGCGGCGGCAGGTAATGAAGGGAACCGAGGTGGCAATAACGACACCGTCGGCTACCCTGCAAAATACGATTCCGTCATCGCCGTAGCAGCTGTTGATCAAAACAATAATCGTCCGACTTTTTCTAGTACAGGACCAGCAGTTGAATTGGCGGCCCCAGGTGCAAACATTTTAAGCACAACTCCAAATAACAGATATGCTGCTTATAATGGAACATCTATGGCCTCCCCTCACGTTGCTGGAGTTGCAGCACAAATTTTAGAGGCTAAACCAACCTTATCAAATGTAGAAGTGCGAGAACTTCTTCGACTTTCTGCAAAGGATTTAGGTAACAGTAGACAGTTCGGATACGGCTTAGTTCAGACAGTCGACGCAATTCAATATTAAAAAAAGAAAAGGCGACGCCCAAAAATTGGGTGGTCGCCTCTTTTTTAATGAATTCGTTTCGCGCCTAAATATCGTGCACCCCAGTAGCTGTTGCTCATGCTTGTGACTGCAACACCTGTTGATGAGCCACTGTGGATGAATTGATTGTTTCCGATGTAGATCCCGTTATGAGATGGGCCTCCGCTAACTGTTGCGAAGAAGACGATATCTCCAACGCTTGGTGCACCTACCGTTGTGCCTGAGCTCCATTGTTGGGCAACCGTGCGTGGAACGGAGATGCCGTTGTCGCTGAATACACGTTGGATAAAGCCGCTGCAGTCAAAACCAGCTGTTGTTGTTCCACCGTAACGATACGGTGTGCCGATGTAGCGGTTTGCACTTGCAACAAGACTTGAAGCTAGTCCACTTGTTGATGACGAGCTGATCGTTTGCTCTCCTTGATCCGAAGATTTCGCGCTAGATCCGTTCATCTGAAGAAGCGTCTGAGCACCAGCAATTCCGTCAACTTGTAAGCCATTGACCGCTTGGAAACGACGTACTGATTCCGTTGTGATCGCTCCATAGTATCCTGTTGAGTTGCTTGTGAAATAGCCTAGTTGGCGTAAACGATCTTGCATTGTTTTCACTTCAGCACTTTGCATGCCTTCACGTAATGTTGTTGATGTTGGCGCTGCGCTTGATGCTGTTGTTGTTGACCCATTTGCAAGGGCTGCGAATGTTTGTGGGCCGGCAATTCCGTCTGCCGTTAAGCCTCTCGCAGATTGGAAGCTACGAACCGCACTCGCTGTTAACGGACCAAACACACCATCGACTGTAGAGCTGAAATGTCCATGCGTACGCAGTTGCTGTTGGAGCGATGTGACTGCACTTCCTCTTGATCCTGTGCGTAGTGTCGATGAAGCTTGTACGGGCGCAGCTGTTGCTTGTCCACCGCTTGCTTGCATCGCTGCAAATGTTTGTGGACCCGCAATCCCGTCTACTGTTAATCCGTGTGCTGCTTGGAACTTACGAACCGCTTCTTCTGTGATCGAGCCGTAGTAACCTGTTGCGCGATCAAACGTAAAGTATCCTTTTGATTGAAGTGCCTCTTGTAGTTCAATCACATCTCCGTGGTTCATTCCTACACGTAACGTTTGATCCCCTAATGCTGCCTCTGTCCATTGTGGTGCTGCAAGGAAAAGTCCTGCTGCAACAACTGAAGTCATAATTACTTTTTTCATTCTATGTCTTCCTCCTGTATCGTTTCCGTAAGTTTTGTATTATATGATCGTTTCTCAGTTTTACATAGCTTTATAGATCTCAATAGATTACTAGATTGTTTTTGAGATTTGCTCACTTATAGTAGCAAACTTTTCCACGTTTCGACGGAATGTTACAAAACTGTAATCAAAGATAGGACTAAAAACATGAAGAATATGGGAGTTTATACTTAGGAGGAAGAGGGAATAGCGTGTTAAGTGAAGTATTTTCTAATATTCGGGTGTATTTGCGCGAATAATGGGAATTTTCGCGCGGAAGTCTGTGCGTTTCGCGCGGAAGTGTATCAAGTTTGCGCGAAAGCCTCTTTTTTGGCACGAAAAAGCCCCGAAGCAGCTGCTCCAGGGCCAAATTTTAACCTAAAACGACGTAACCTTTATCCTCAACGGCTATGGCCATCTTATTTTTATCCACTTTTGCTGGATCATATTCAACGGTTGCGGTTTTGTCATTCAAATGGACGTCAGCG
Above is a genomic segment from Bacillus sp. FJAT-45037 containing:
- a CDS encoding S8 family peptidase, with the protein product MALILIPSIAFAYDGNGKEQRSDYLVMFDGPANKGLFKAFGVQDQDIIHEYDLLDVVQLNLTTNQATALKNHPQIKFVEENAEVSAYGQAVPWGVPHVQGTAGHDLGFTGNGVKVAILDTGIDNTHEDLAANVKGGHSVFTDAANLDPFYDEDGHGTHVAGTVAAINNDLGVLGVAHQADLYAVKVLNNSGSGSYAGIAAGIEWAIQNDMDIVNMSLGGSQSSAILKEFCDLAYAEGLLVVAAAGNEGNRGGNNDTVGYPAKYDSVIAVAAVDQNNNRPTFSSTGPAVELAAPGANILSTTPNNRYAAYNGTSMASPHVAGVAAQILEAKPTLSNVEVRELLRLSAKDLGNSRQFGYGLVQTVDAIQY
- a CDS encoding C40 family peptidase yields the protein MKKVIMTSVVAAGLFLAAPQWTEAALGDQTLRVGMNHGDVIELQEALQSKGYFTFDRATGYYGSITEEAVRKFQAAHGLTVDGIAGPQTFAAMQASGGQATAAPVQASSTLRTGSRGSAVTSLQQQLRTHGHFSSTVDGVFGPLTASAVRSFQSARGLTADGIAGPQTFAALANGSTTTASSAAPTSTTLREGMQSAEVKTMQDRLRQLGYFTSNSTGYYGAITTESVRRFQAVNGLQVDGIAGAQTLLQMNGSSAKSSDQGEQTISSSSTSGLASSLVASANRYIGTPYRYGGTTTAGFDCSGFIQRVFSDNGISVPRTVAQQWSSGTTVGAPSVGDIVFFATVSGGPSHNGIYIGNNQFIHSGSSTGVAVTSMSNSYWGARYLGAKRIH
- a CDS encoding heavy-metal-associated domain-containing protein codes for the protein MSELTIQIEKMSCGNCLETVKTALEELDGVIHADVHLNDKTATVEYDPAKVDKNKMAIAVEDKGYVVLG